One segment of Choloepus didactylus isolate mChoDid1 chromosome 15, mChoDid1.pri, whole genome shotgun sequence DNA contains the following:
- the ANKRD22 gene encoding ankyrin repeat domain-containing protein 22, whose amino-acid sequence MGILYSEPICQVAYQNDLREVWRWVRKDNNYVNIQDGFNGDTPLICACRRGHLRIVSFLLRRNANVNLKNQKERTCLHYAVKKRFTFFDYLLIILLMPVLLIGYFLMVSKTKQNEALVRMLLDAGVDVNATDCYGCTALHYACKMKNQTVIPLLLEAHADPMIENKHGESSLDIARRLKFPQIELMLRKAS is encoded by the exons CCCATCTGCCAGGTGGCCTATCAGAATGACCTCCGCGAAGTGTGGCGGTGGgtgaggaaagataacaactacGTCAACATTCAAGATGGCTTTAATGGAGACACCCCCCTGATCTGTGCCTGCAGACGAGGGCACCTGAGAATCGTTTCCTTCCTTTTAAGAAGAAATGCTAATGTGAACCTCAAAAACCAG aaggaGAGAACCTGCTTGCATTATGCTGTGAAGAAAAGATTTACCTTCTTTGATTATCTACTTATTATCCTCTTAATGCCGGTTCTGCTAATTGGGTATTTCCTCATG GTCTCAAAGACGAAGCAGAACGAGGCTCTCGTACGAATGCTCCTTGATGCTGGCGTCGACGTTAATGCTACAGACTGT TATGGCTGCACTGCACTACATTACGCCTGCAAAATGAAAAACCAGACTGTCATCCCGCTGCTTCTTGAAGCCCATGCAGACCCCATGATAGAGAATAAG cATGGTGAGAGTTCACTGGATATTGCACGAAGATTAAAATTTCCCCAGATTGAATTAATGCTAAGGAAAGCATCATAA